In Octopus bimaculoides isolate UCB-OBI-ISO-001 chromosome 5, ASM119413v2, whole genome shotgun sequence, a genomic segment contains:
- the LOC106875805 gene encoding uncharacterized protein LOC106875805 isoform X2 — protein sequence MESKSGVSEAENGPYGNIYIICLSILATIVIMVISAMYTIRNIKRIWFLGNRKTRKRNNPTATANTENKDIKKDSSNNHGTQGKVNVQDNQTTNTNGNDSKNCKETLTKTKQGPRL from the coding sequence ATGGAGTCTAAAAGCGGAGTCAGTGAGGCTGAAAACGGTCCATAcggaaatatttacataatttgtttGTCAATATTAGCTACAATAGTCATTATGGTAATATCTGCTATGTACACTATTCGAAATATTAAGAGAATATGGTTTTTGGGTAACAGGAAGAccagaaaaagaaacaacccTACTGCAACAGCgaatacagaaaataaagacattaaaaaagATTCCAGTAATAATCATGGAACACAAGGAAAGGTTAACGTGCAAGATAACCAAACAACTAATACAAATGGTAATGACTCAAAGAATTGCAAGGAAACAT